The following DNA comes from ANME-2 cluster archaeon.
GGATGGCATTAAAAGGTGCGACATTATGATCTCAAATGATATTGATCGATTCGAGCAGTTTTTGACCGTGTTTCTTCGATAATCGAGGACGCAAAACATAAAATTGCCCACACAATCAATAACACAATGGTCCAATCATATTGGAGTATAGGTAAGGAGATCATCGAAGAAGAGCAGATGGGACAATAAAGGGCAGAGTACGGTAAATCGATAATCAATAATCTTTCTGAAAGATTAACAGAACAATACGGCATGAATTTTAATTCACGTAACTTAAGATTTATGCGGCAGTTCTATAAGGTATATCCAAATTGGAACGCAGTGAGTTCCAAATTATCCTGGACACATTACCGTTTTCTTATCAGGATAGATGACCCTGTGAAACGCTCTTTTTATGAGATCG
Coding sequences within:
- a CDS encoding DUF1016 domain-containing protein; this translates as MRAVFDRVSSIIEDAKHKIAHTINNTMVQSYWSIGKEIIEEEQMGQ